In Danio rerio strain Tuebingen ecotype United States chromosome 9, GRCz12tu, whole genome shotgun sequence, the genomic window TcatgtagttaagcctttatgagtttctttctgctgttgagTATGCTGATAGCTGGGACCCATTGACTTGGTTTAATtactaaaatatcttctttggagaaagaaactcaaattggTCGATCAAATGAAGATTGAGTAAATGACCATTtttatttgagtgaactatccttaGAGTGAACACAAAGACATGGAGaatggaaacattttttttttactacgatttatttttggttaaaaaaaaaagatacaaaaaaatgcaattatcTGCTGTCGTATTTGATTAGTTGAACTTTTGGATGAACTTATCCAAAACTTTTGAATATTAGGCCATCTCTACTTGGCGCTTCATTGATTCAATCAAAAGTGGTTAGCTCAGATACATTAGTTTCCAGCGGATATTGACAGGTTTTCAACTTAGGATTTTGGTGAAACCCAAGTGGCAAATAAGACTCTctcaagctgcggtcacactgggcttttctccacataagacttccattcatacgcacgcaaatgcgtcagaccgaaaacgcagggtcatgcgtcaagttttgcaggttgctgcgatgcaaagttcaagcttggtgaactctgatctgcGAAATCGCaacacttgactgcgtgagaccaacctaGTATCAAAACATGACTTCAATGGACAGAactttaaaacatggagcaattgcttgctttttttaatgccTGATAATCTTGTTcattcccgccccttttcgcagagccgcacgacagaatatcgcattatcaaactctagtgtgaccgcagctttacttgattaaaaaacttaaaaactacTAATTTGATaggtatgtgtgtatttttgtacaATTCAATAAAGCAAACACCTTAATTTGGTCATACAATGATTGCGCTCATTGAGTATAGGTGCCAATTAGGAGACATACAAGCAATTAGACAACATAAGCAATTGGATGAAATAGGTTTTATACTTCTACTAGAAGTGGCAAATTGCTGGCAAGCTAAAAAATGAGTAACCCTGGTCAGACCTGTTATCATCATAGTCCAGCTTAATGTTAGCTGAACCTTAGTGACagagtgactacgtttacatggacatcagtaatctaattatatgccttaatctgaaaaagacagtaatatgattaaggcgtttacatgagttgctttttgaatgatctcgttttacatgttatagcacataattggTTAACACCATTGTCACCACGCTATCAACATTTTCTTTTGAGTTTCATTTacttttgggtgtttcatttttaatttgtggactttaactgcaatttggcacttttactttcattcaggaacatttcatgcatgcccccgtgaTAAACGAGATATTGGAAGTCAGTCTGAACTGCTAGTGTTGTTTtcatggaatttgataccgcacaccGTATGGGGAAAGAAAACCTTCGCATTttgtgatgcaggtgtctgtggtcctttacggacttggtaggtgcagaaaatagtgtcaaacagaAATGTGTGTATTGACTATCCTGTATCCTGTAAAATGCTGAGAAAATCCTACACAATGATAATAGtttgtttgcaatgtttacatgtctgtactgcactttaataaaactaaaatgcacttcAATGGCaataaaatcagcatactccacatgtcttaatctgatttctgtttagttcgattataaAACTTTAATCggatttaataaatcaaaaacagctgtttacatggtagactcctaatcagagtagtcaatcatattaaaattggattattggtgtccataaACGTGCTCATTGAATCTCCACAAACTCATTATAAAGTCTAACCTTTTTAAAATtgacaaattatatttaaaacaccaaatcaacatatTAGAAGAAAATATTACAATCTTTCTAAAGATCATGACACTGAATACTAAACATGGTAAATATCAGCTTTTTcatcacaaaaataaatttaatataactTGAGTATACACAcagttcgccacagtggaatttactgccaacttatccagcatatgttttacgcagcggatgcccttccagctgcaacccagtactaggaaaaaacacctatacactctcatatGCACGCTCATACACTTAGGccaatttagcatattcaaattcacctatagcacacatTTTTTGTCTGTAGGGagaactggagcacccagagtaaacccacaccaactaggggagaacatgcaaactccacacagaaatgccaactgaccaagccgggactcaaaccagtgacgttgttgctgggaggcgacagtgctaaccactgagccaccatgtcacccataaAAGAAACTggttattaaatatattgtttaaaaaaaatctggtttTAATTCAAATTTCATAGGAGGGCTGATAACTCGAGTCTCCTGTATGCATATATTAAGTGTGCATCTCCTATATCTACCATTCTTACCTTTTTCACATTTGCTCCCCTGCTTCTCCTGAGCAAAGTTAAGTCTGTTCTGCTCGACAGCAGTGCCGTTGGACTCTGGGCTGCTGCTGCGTGAAGGACTGCTCTCGCCATTCTGATAGGCCAAATCTAAATGTTGCTGAGCCAGTTTCAGGTGCCTGCGCAGGCGGTCAATGTCTCGCGATGACGACTCGTCACCAAAAGACTCCCGACCGGAGTCCAAGTTATACTCCGGTTTCATTCCCAAAGACAGCTTGTCTTTTTTCAGGGCAGTGTGGTACCCTGGCGGGGCAGTGGGCACCTGTCTGCATATGGGGGCACGTGGGCGCTGAACACTTTGATGGCGTGCACGTCGTCGAAAAGCATCACGAATTCCGCTGAGGCCCAAATGAAGTATCTCCAGCACCGTAAGAGACAAGCAGAGACAGCTCACGGCATACATAATCAGCAGAAAGATGGTTTTCTCTGTCGGACGTGACACAAAGCAGTCTACGGTGTGCGGGCAGGGACTGCGAGTGCACACGTATGACGGGGCGACCTCGAAACCATACAGGATATACTGGCCAAAGAGAAAGCCCACCTCGAAAATAATCCTCGACAGAAGCTGCAGGATGTACACCTTCATGAGCCCATCTCGCTTTATTCTCCGCCGGCCGTCATGTTTAACAGCAGACTTCTCTGGAGCCTTTTCTTTCTCAGGCACGATCTCTTCCATAATCATAGGATCTTCCTCACCGTTGTCTTCGGCCTCCTCATAATCCCGGTTGGCTCCGCGGTTGATCATTGGCATGCGTTTCCTGTTGACTGGCCTGTACTCCACATCATTTGACCGAGCGATCTTGTGCATAGCAAATCCCAAGTACATGATAGTGGGGGTTGTGATCAAAATGATCTGGAAAACCCAGAACCGGACATGAGAGAGTGGTGCAAATGCATCGTAGCAAACGTTCTCACAACCAGGTTGCTGGGTATTACACACAAATTTGCTCTGTTCATCGTAGTATATCGATTCTCCCCCCACAACAGTCAAAACAATGCGGAAGATGATGAATAACGTGAGCCATATCTTGCCCACGAAGGTGGAGTGGTTGGAGATTTCATCCAACAACCGCGTAAGAAAACTCCAGCTCATGGTGCTTCAAGAAGTACCACCGTCTCAGTCctgcataaaaaaaaagatattaattattagtatttggaaacaacaacacattatttaaattagCACATTACATGACATGAAAATAGCCTACCTTCCTACTTATCGCCTGACAAGAGTAATATTAGCCCAGTGGAGGAACTaagacgtcaatttgtatgcaaaaacccgaaAGAGAGTtaacattttagcagttccggttcccttgtCCCGAAGTCAATCGGTTTTCAAATGGGATTTCGATTAAATTTGATTCGTGGCTACCACTAACTCAAcatattttcaggttttttttctacgacataaaacacacaaGTTACATCCCACTCCtggaacttttatttattttttttttttaatcggttacacttaaaaaaaaaaaaaaagacatttgctaCGAAGTTGCTAGATGGGACTACAGGTGATGTTGGACACATGCGTCATcaagctgatctggtctggaacGCAGTCCACTTGCGTTGGGCTTTTGGATAggtcttatttaaatattttcataaatagtattttatagtttgtagtatttttctaattgtgaATTTTTATTGTGTG contains:
- the gjc4b gene encoding gap junction gamma-1 protein isoform X1, whose protein sequence is MSWSFLTRLLDEISNHSTFVGKIWLTLFIIFRIVLTVVGGESIYYDEQSKFVCNTQQPGCENVCYDAFAPLSHVRFWVFQIILITTPTIMYLGFAMHKIARSNDVEYRPVNRKRMPMINRGANRDYEEAEDNGEEDPMIMEEIVPEKEKAPEKSAVKHDGRRRIKRDGLMKVYILQLLSRIIFEVGFLFGQYILYGFEVAPSYVCTRSPCPHTVDCFVSRPTEKTIFLLIMYAVSCLCLSLTVLEILHLGLSGIRDAFRRRARHQSVQRPRAPICRQVPTAPPGYHTALKKDKLSLGMKPEYNLDSGRESFGDESSSRDIDRLRRHLKLAQQHLDLAYQNGESSPSRSSSPESNGTAVEQNRLNFAQEKQGSKCEKGIHA
- the gjc4b gene encoding gap junction gamma-1 protein (The RefSeq protein has 1 substitution compared to this genomic sequence), with amino-acid sequence MSWSFLTRLLDEISNHSTFVGKIWLTLFIIFRIVLTVVGGESIYYDEQSKFVCNTQQPGCENVCYDAFAPLSHVRFWVFQIILITTPTIMYLGFAMHKIARSNDVEYRPVNRKRMPMINRGANRDYEEAEDNGEEDPMIMEEIVPEKEKAPEKSAVKHDGRRRIKRDGLMKVYILQLLSRIIFEVGFLFGQYILYGFEVAPSYVCTRSPCPHTVDCFVSRPTEKTIFLLIMYAVSCLCLSLTVLEILHLGLSGIRDAFRRRARHQSVQRPRAPICRQVPTAPPGYHTALKKDKLSLGMKPEYNLDSGRESFGDESSSRDIDRLRRRLKLAQQHLDLAYQNGESSPSRSSSPESNGTAVEQNRLNFAQEKQGSKCEKGIHA